A stretch of Cyanobacterium sp. HL-69 DNA encodes these proteins:
- the sepF gene encoding cell division inhibitor SepF: protein MREKIFGSLEKLKNIVNGPNRDYDSFDEENNYNPYEEEMEEMMSEEIEEEEQENSEVLLQQRIKPRRESTTISPSPSLSRRRRHTSSMDTDSNHDMDMEQNSRMSSRFPSNVIGLPGVNTTMNEIEIFEPHTFEQASEVIKLLKQQRTVVLNLNLMESYEAQRAVDFVTGGTAALDGNCERVGESIFLFTPRNVHVTNSKGASSVGKKPDNGISDDLTSSNFSDNLWSNTPLPDLSSSLAQ, encoded by the coding sequence GTGAGAGAAAAAATTTTTGGCAGTTTAGAAAAACTAAAAAATATTGTCAACGGACCTAATCGAGATTATGATTCCTTTGACGAGGAAAATAATTACAATCCTTATGAAGAGGAAATGGAAGAGATGATGTCCGAAGAAATAGAAGAAGAGGAGCAGGAAAATTCTGAGGTATTACTACAACAAAGGATTAAACCCCGTCGGGAAAGTACAACCATCAGCCCCTCCCCTTCTTTGAGTCGTCGTCGCCGTCATACATCCTCCATGGATACAGATAGTAATCATGATATGGATATGGAGCAAAATAGTAGAATGTCTAGTCGTTTCCCTAGCAATGTAATTGGATTACCCGGAGTTAACACCACCATGAATGAAATCGAAATCTTTGAACCTCATACCTTTGAACAAGCATCAGAAGTGATAAAGTTATTAAAACAACAAAGAACTGTTGTACTGAACTTAAACTTAATGGAATCCTATGAAGCTCAAAGGGCTGTAGATTTCGTGACAGGAGGCACCGCAGCCCTCGATGGTAACTGTGAAAGAGTGGGAGAGTCTATTTTCCTCTTTACCCCCAGAAACGTCCATGTTACCAATTCAAAAGGCGCCTCTAGTGTGGGAAAAAAACCTGATAATGGCATCTCTGATGATCTTACTTCCAGTAATTTCTCTGATAATCTCTGGAGTAATACCCCTTTACCTGATTTATCTTCCTCTTTGGCTCAATAG
- a CDS encoding MoaD and/or ThiS family protein yields the protein MAVKVLIPTPLQKFTKEEATVECEATSVAGLIDSLEANFPGIKARLCDEQGIPRRFLNFYVNSEDIRFLDNTDTALSDGDEVSIVPAVAGG from the coding sequence ATGGCAGTAAAAGTATTAATTCCCACCCCCTTACAAAAATTCACCAAAGAAGAGGCTACCGTTGAATGTGAAGCTACTAGCGTAGCAGGTTTGATTGATTCCCTAGAGGCTAATTTTCCTGGTATCAAAGCCCGTCTTTGTGATGAGCAGGGTATTCCCCGTCGTTTCCTTAATTTTTATGTAAATAGTGAGGACATCAGATTTTTAGATAATACTGACACTGCTTTAAGTGATGGTGATGAGGTAAGTATTGTACCTGCGGTTGCTGGAGGTTGA
- the hepN gene encoding two-component signal transduction system histidine kinase HepN — protein MNGNTSLAQELKEAKIAYHNASLYARFQAGFLGRVSHEIRSPLGSLMSIHQLILNDLCESEEEERQFIAEAYEYSKKLMNMLDELIEISKLETAKVELELTPLKCVDFFNFVAKKMRMQGANRNMVLDVAMVDESLTILADREKLAQAFFYWLEVAIDLTQLGTITMGADCEAPANYSRMTINFPFCNQEFNESSRFEDLPFHEQGGMESPPMLSSGAKITLAQSLISLMGGQCRISEVTEKTTCLEIFLPNCETVA, from the coding sequence ATGAATGGAAATACATCGTTAGCTCAAGAGCTAAAAGAAGCTAAAATTGCTTATCATAATGCTTCATTATATGCTCGTTTTCAGGCTGGTTTTTTAGGTAGGGTATCCCACGAAATTCGATCGCCTTTAGGGAGTTTGATGAGTATTCATCAGTTAATCTTGAACGATTTGTGTGAAAGTGAGGAGGAGGAAAGACAATTTATCGCCGAAGCCTATGAATATAGTAAGAAGTTGATGAATATGTTAGATGAATTGATTGAGATTTCTAAGCTAGAGACAGCCAAAGTTGAACTAGAGTTAACTCCCCTCAAATGTGTTGACTTTTTTAATTTTGTAGCAAAAAAGATGAGGATGCAGGGGGCAAATCGTAATATGGTTTTGGATGTAGCCATGGTAGATGAAAGTTTAACTATTTTAGCTGATCGTGAAAAGTTAGCCCAAGCATTTTTTTATTGGTTAGAAGTGGCGATCGACCTTACTCAGTTAGGTACTATTACTATGGGGGCAGATTGTGAAGCCCCTGCTAATTATTCAAGGATGACTATTAATTTTCCTTTTTGTAACCAGGAGTTTAATGAGTCTAGCCGATTTGAGGATTTACCTTTTCATGAGCAAGGGGGTATGGAGTCTCCTCCGATGTTGTCCAGTGGTGCGAAAATTACCCTCGCCCAAAGTTTAATTAGTTTAATGGGAGGGCAATGTAGGATTAGTGAGGTGACAGAAAAAACTACCTGTTTAGAGATATTTCTTCCCAATTGTGAGACTGTTGCATGA
- the dacB gene encoding D-alanyl-D-alanine carboxypeptidase / D-alanyl-D-alanine-endopeptidase (penicillin-binding protein 4), translating into MFFGILTILSGWFNFSSTPHQVPLIPWHEASIFQLPTEGDEQVDIIFERYLQGLESRNIPLNQQGIWIQTHWATLADNRGKILAPAASITKVATTLGALDKWSINHRFLTNIYTTGSVNGGVLEGDLIIEAGGDAFFVWEDAIALANKIQELGIETVTGNLIIVGNWQMNFKENNRSSGDDLRRAFNSANWNYAVETQYQKMENAPPRPQLAIQGQNIFRDGVPPQANALYTHESKPLPEILRAMNLFSNNFIADNLAQQMGGGIELSAIASRLSNVPPEEIQLINGSGLGESNRMSPRAACRILIAIEQKIKPDNLTIADLFPVSGIDEGTIKDRNIPSGIPVKTGSLAVVSALSGAIDTQERETVYFAIMNYANGLDDLRNRQDQLLTDLSHHWQIKPILPTSTR; encoded by the coding sequence GTGTTCTTTGGTATCTTAACAATTCTTTCTGGCTGGTTTAATTTTTCTTCTACCCCCCATCAGGTGCCTTTAATTCCTTGGCATGAGGCTTCTATTTTTCAATTACCCACCGAAGGAGATGAGCAAGTAGATATAATTTTTGAGCGGTATTTACAAGGGTTAGAAAGCCGTAATATTCCTCTCAATCAACAGGGTATCTGGATTCAAACCCATTGGGCAACTTTGGCGGATAATCGGGGTAAAATTCTGGCTCCTGCGGCTTCTATTACTAAGGTGGCGACTACTTTAGGGGCTTTGGATAAGTGGTCGATCAATCATCGTTTTTTGACCAACATTTACACAACAGGAAGCGTTAATGGGGGTGTTTTGGAGGGAGATTTAATTATTGAGGCGGGAGGTGACGCTTTTTTTGTGTGGGAAGATGCGATCGCCCTTGCTAACAAAATTCAAGAATTGGGCATCGAAACTGTTACGGGGAATCTCATCATAGTGGGTAATTGGCAGATGAATTTTAAAGAAAATAACCGCAGCTCTGGGGATGACTTGCGACGGGCTTTTAACAGTGCAAATTGGAATTATGCCGTAGAAACCCAGTATCAAAAGATGGAAAATGCACCTCCACGCCCCCAGTTAGCTATCCAAGGACAAAATATTTTTCGGGATGGTGTACCCCCCCAAGCCAATGCTTTATATACCCATGAATCGAAACCCTTACCAGAAATTCTCAGGGCGATGAATCTTTTTAGTAATAATTTTATTGCCGATAACCTTGCCCAACAGATGGGCGGAGGAATAGAATTAAGTGCGATCGCATCTAGGCTAAGTAACGTTCCCCCCGAAGAAATCCAATTAATAAACGGCTCAGGATTAGGGGAAAGTAATCGTATGTCACCCCGGGCAGCCTGTCGAATCCTCATTGCCATCGAACAAAAAATAAAACCAGATAACCTCACCATCGCCGACTTATTTCCCGTGTCAGGCATCGATGAAGGAACTATCAAAGATCGTAACATTCCCTCTGGGATACCCGTTAAAACAGGCTCCCTAGCCGTTGTAAGTGCCTTATCAGGGGCGATCGACACCCAAGAACGAGAAACCGTCTATTTTGCCATCATGAACTACGCTAACGGCTTAGACGACCTCAGAAATCGCCAAGATCAACTATTAACAGACCTAAGCCACCATTGGCAAATCAAACCCATATTACCCACCTCGACTAGATAA
- the proC gene encoding pyrroline-5-carboxylate reductase ProC, translated as MSYKLGVIGGGVMAEAIISCLLDQKIYQSNQIQVSEPQVSRRKYWQDSYGVVTTNNNQELFDHCEVLLLAIKPQIFSLVASELEGINSANSPRLIISILAGTSLDKLESVFSRSGVIRVMPNTPALVGKGMTAIAPNGKVSKEDLTVAQSIFGAIGEVIEVPEYQMDAVTGLSGSGPAFVAMMVEALSDGGVAVGLPRAIASQLALQTVLGTAELIKTKQLHPAVLKDQVTSPGGTTIAGVAQLEKNGFRHALIEAVKAAKVRSEELNG; from the coding sequence GTGTCTTATAAATTAGGGGTTATTGGTGGGGGAGTGATGGCAGAGGCTATCATCTCCTGCCTTTTAGACCAAAAAATATATCAATCTAATCAAATACAAGTCAGTGAACCTCAAGTCTCTCGCCGAAAATATTGGCAGGATAGCTATGGGGTAGTGACTACCAATAATAACCAAGAACTTTTTGACCATTGCGAGGTTTTATTATTAGCGATCAAACCGCAGATTTTTTCTTTGGTGGCTTCTGAATTGGAGGGGATAAACTCTGCAAATTCTCCTCGTTTGATAATTTCTATTTTGGCTGGTACTTCTTTAGATAAATTGGAGTCAGTTTTTTCTCGCTCTGGAGTTATTCGAGTGATGCCTAATACTCCTGCTTTGGTGGGTAAAGGGATGACTGCGATCGCCCCTAATGGTAAAGTAAGTAAGGAAGATTTAACCGTAGCCCAATCCATTTTTGGTGCCATTGGGGAAGTGATAGAAGTACCAGAATATCAGATGGACGCAGTGACTGGATTATCAGGCTCTGGACCTGCTTTTGTCGCCATGATGGTAGAGGCTCTGAGCGATGGTGGTGTAGCGGTGGGCTTACCCCGTGCCATTGCTTCTCAACTGGCATTACAGACGGTGTTAGGTACCGCAGAATTGATCAAAACTAAACAACTCCATCCTGCTGTGTTGAAAGACCAAGTTACTAGCCCGGGAGGCACTACCATTGCAGGGGTTGCTCAACTGGAAAAAAACGGTTTTCGCCATGCCCTCATAGAAGCTGTCAAGGCGGCTAAGGTGCGCTCGGAGGAGTTGAATGGATGA
- the thrC gene encoding threonine synthase translates to MTTAIATDTTKKKPTFTKLVSKEGGTEYPLKAINICEETFAPLEVAYDYDEIRRQVSRESIAAGPNSIWRYKPFLPVETDTPIDVGTGMTPLMKSNRLARRLGLKNLYIKNDAVNMPTLSFKDRVVSVALTRAKELGFTTVSCASTGNLANSTAAIAAHAGLDCCVFIPSDLEAGKVLGTLIYNPTVMAVKGNYDQVNRLCSEVGNTYGWGFVNINLRPYYSEGSKTLGYEVAEQLGWKLPDHIVAPLASGSLFTKIYKGFQEFVKVGLVDDKEVRFSGAQAEGCSPIAQAFKEGRDFVTPVKPNTIAKSIAIGNPADGVYALDIARKTNGNIESVTDAEIIDGMKLLAETEGIFTETAGGTTIAVLKKLVEAGKIDPEETTVVYITGNGLKTQEAVQGYIGEPLLIDPKLDSFERALERSRTLGRLEWQQVLV, encoded by the coding sequence ATGACAACTGCGATCGCAACGGACACCACCAAGAAAAAACCCACTTTCACCAAATTAGTATCTAAAGAAGGGGGAACAGAATATCCTCTCAAGGCAATAAATATTTGTGAGGAAACCTTCGCTCCCCTCGAAGTAGCTTATGATTACGACGAAATTCGTCGTCAGGTGAGCCGTGAAAGTATTGCCGCAGGTCCTAACTCCATTTGGCGTTACAAACCTTTCTTACCCGTAGAAACCGATACCCCCATCGATGTCGGTACAGGAATGACTCCTTTAATGAAGTCTAATCGTTTGGCTCGTCGCTTAGGTCTAAAAAATCTCTATATTAAAAATGATGCTGTTAATATGCCCACCCTTAGCTTTAAGGATCGGGTAGTCTCCGTTGCTTTAACTCGTGCCAAAGAATTAGGTTTTACCACTGTGTCTTGTGCTAGTACAGGAAACCTAGCTAACTCCACCGCTGCGATCGCCGCCCATGCTGGTTTGGACTGTTGTGTATTCATTCCCTCCGACCTCGAAGCAGGTAAAGTATTGGGTACTTTAATCTACAACCCCACCGTTATGGCGGTAAAAGGAAATTACGATCAAGTTAACCGTCTTTGTTCCGAAGTAGGTAACACCTACGGCTGGGGCTTTGTGAACATTAACCTTCGCCCTTACTATTCCGAAGGCTCTAAGACCCTCGGTTATGAAGTGGCAGAACAACTAGGCTGGAAATTACCTGATCACATTGTTGCACCTTTGGCTTCTGGTTCTTTATTCACCAAAATTTATAAAGGATTCCAAGAATTTGTCAAAGTTGGTTTAGTAGATGACAAAGAAGTTCGTTTCAGCGGTGCGCAAGCGGAAGGATGTTCTCCCATCGCTCAGGCTTTCAAAGAAGGAAGAGACTTTGTAACCCCTGTGAAACCTAACACCATTGCCAAGTCCATTGCGATCGGGAATCCTGCTGACGGTGTCTATGCCCTTGATATTGCCCGTAAAACTAACGGTAACATTGAATCGGTGACCGATGCAGAAATCATCGACGGCATGAAACTTTTAGCCGAAACTGAAGGTATCTTCACAGAAACCGCTGGGGGTACTACCATCGCCGTGCTTAAAAAATTAGTAGAAGCAGGAAAAATTGACCCTGAAGAAACTACCGTGGTTTACATCACTGGTAATGGTTTGAAAACCCAAGAAGCGGTACAGGGTTATATCGGTGAACCTCTTTTAATCGATCCTAAATTAGACAGTTTTGAAAGAGCTTTAGAGCGCTCTCGTACCCTTGGTCGCCTAGAATGGCAACAAGTTTTAGTGTAA
- the mfd gene encoding transcription-repair coupling factor Mfd, translating into MTFSSVIRAIAHSPLTNELTNKIKPDKPFHLQGASRLVKGLVTSALAQKQNKNLLIICASLEESARWMANIEAMGWKQVFFYPTTTASPYEALNPESEMIWGQMQTLSGLISNNEPIAVVTTEQALQPHLPPADVFSKYCLSLVQGMTLDSKQIDLTLANMGYERVNLVEIEGQWAKRGDLIDIFPVSAELPIRLEFFGDEIEQIKEFDPVSQRSLDKIESLNLTPSSWDSIILQYIPTIELIKPYLTPLEQDNLENDIYPEGVARFLGFAFDPVASILDYFNDNTMVAMDEPAQCFAHSHIWTEQAEEKWQLVNESIGQNKDLLPPLHRAFEQSLTQIKYPQIHLTEIAQENQENSLNLSSRPLPISPHQFAKLGEIIRGKKEVYNTIDLSKYNTWLISAQPMRSVALLQDHDCPTQFISNHLDFPTIEKSHRQNTAVALKYSGQAELEGFILPTFRIAVVTDKEFFGQHNLATPSYIRKRRRAASKQVDLDKLRPNDFVVHKHHGIGQFIELETLASREYLVIKYLDGILRVPAENSEVLSRYRSSDSNHPKLHKLAGKEWNNLKNKARRAIKKLAVDLVKLYATRAKLTGFVYPEDSPWQRELEDSFPYEPTPDQLKATQDVKIDLESDRPMDRLVCGDVGFGKTEVAIRTIFKVITAGNKQVAFLAPTTILSQQHYHTLLERFSPYPINVGLLNRFRTASERKEIMQKLATGELDVVVGTHQLLSKTIKYKDLGLLVIDEEQRFGVNQKEKIKAMKTSVDVLTLSATPIPRTLYMSISGVREMSLITTPPPSRRPIKTHIGAFNEGIIRTAIRNELDRGGQIFYVLPRIEGMDKVVEMLQKMFPSLRIDVAHGQMPEGELESAMLGFNNGDADLLICTTIIESGLDIPRVNTIIVEDAQKFGLAQLYQLRGRVGRSGIQAHAWLLYPDDINLSDKARKRLRALQEFSQLGSGYHLAMRDMEIRGVGSLLGAEQSGQVEAIGFEMYTEMLKEAIDEIQGQEIPTVEDTQIDLNLTAFIPNRYITDVEQKMDAYRAVATVTCDRDIKQIERDWLDRYGEIPEPARQLLQVADLKHKAKSIGFSRIKPEGKQNIILETPMLEPGWNLLLEKLPPHLHGRFVYGKKKVIVRGLGAVKPTQQLETLINWFNCLCG; encoded by the coding sequence ATGACCTTTTCTTCTGTTATAAGGGCGATCGCACATTCCCCCCTCACCAACGAATTAACCAATAAAATTAAGCCCGATAAACCCTTCCATCTCCAAGGGGCATCAAGACTCGTAAAAGGCTTAGTCACCAGCGCCCTTGCCCAAAAACAGAACAAAAATTTATTAATTATCTGTGCCTCCCTCGAAGAATCCGCCCGTTGGATGGCAAATATTGAAGCCATGGGCTGGAAACAAGTTTTTTTCTATCCCACTACCACTGCCAGTCCCTACGAAGCCCTTAACCCCGAATCCGAGATGATTTGGGGACAGATGCAGACCCTCAGCGGTTTAATCAGTAACAACGAACCCATTGCCGTCGTCACCACCGAACAAGCCTTACAACCCCATCTCCCCCCCGCCGATGTTTTCAGTAAATACTGTTTGAGCTTGGTACAAGGAATGACCCTAGATAGTAAACAAATTGACCTCACCTTGGCAAATATGGGTTATGAAAGGGTTAATTTAGTCGAAATCGAAGGACAGTGGGCGAAAAGAGGAGATTTAATTGACATATTCCCCGTATCCGCAGAATTACCCATCCGATTAGAGTTTTTTGGGGATGAAATAGAACAAATCAAAGAATTTGATCCCGTTTCTCAACGTAGCTTAGACAAAATCGAGAGTCTGAATTTAACTCCTAGTTCGTGGGATAGTATTATTTTGCAATACATCCCCACCATAGAGTTAATTAAACCATACTTGACCCCCCTAGAGCAAGATAATTTAGAAAATGATATTTACCCCGAAGGAGTTGCTCGTTTTCTGGGCTTTGCCTTTGACCCTGTGGCAAGTATCCTCGATTACTTTAATGACAATACCATGGTCGCCATGGACGAACCAGCCCAATGTTTTGCCCATAGTCACATTTGGACAGAACAAGCGGAGGAAAAATGGCAGTTAGTAAATGAATCCATCGGGCAAAATAAGGATCTTTTACCACCCCTCCATCGTGCCTTTGAGCAATCCTTAACTCAGATAAAATATCCTCAAATTCATTTAACAGAAATTGCCCAAGAAAACCAAGAAAATAGTCTCAACTTATCATCTCGTCCTCTGCCCATTAGTCCCCATCAATTTGCCAAATTAGGGGAAATAATTAGGGGTAAAAAAGAAGTATATAACACCATCGATTTAAGTAAGTATAATACTTGGTTGATTTCTGCTCAACCCATGCGCTCTGTTGCTCTTTTACAAGACCATGATTGCCCTACTCAATTCATCTCTAATCATCTCGATTTTCCCACCATTGAAAAGTCCCATCGGCAAAATACTGCCGTTGCTCTCAAGTATTCAGGACAAGCAGAATTAGAAGGTTTTATTTTACCTACTTTTCGCATAGCAGTTGTCACCGATAAAGAATTTTTTGGACAACATAATTTAGCTACTCCGAGCTACATCCGAAAAAGGAGAAGAGCCGCTTCCAAACAGGTTGATTTAGACAAGTTAAGACCTAATGATTTTGTGGTTCATAAACATCATGGTATCGGTCAATTTATTGAATTAGAAACTTTAGCTAGTCGTGAATATTTAGTAATAAAATATCTTGATGGTATTTTGAGAGTACCAGCAGAAAATTCGGAGGTATTAAGCCGTTATCGTTCTAGTGATAGTAACCATCCTAAGTTACATAAGTTAGCAGGAAAAGAATGGAATAATCTTAAAAATAAAGCCCGTCGAGCTATTAAAAAATTAGCGGTAGATTTAGTAAAATTATATGCCACCCGTGCTAAATTAACAGGGTTTGTTTATCCCGAAGATTCTCCATGGCAAAGGGAGTTAGAAGACTCTTTTCCCTATGAGCCAACCCCAGATCAATTAAAAGCAACTCAGGATGTAAAAATAGATTTAGAGAGCGATCGCCCCATGGATCGTTTAGTATGTGGAGACGTAGGTTTCGGTAAAACAGAAGTCGCCATTAGAACCATTTTTAAAGTCATTACCGCAGGTAATAAACAAGTTGCCTTTTTAGCTCCTACCACCATTTTATCCCAACAACATTACCATACCTTACTAGAAAGATTCTCCCCTTATCCCATTAATGTGGGCTTATTAAATCGCTTTCGCACCGCCTCCGAAAGAAAAGAAATTATGCAAAAATTAGCCACTGGAGAATTAGATGTGGTGGTAGGTACTCACCAACTTTTAAGCAAGACTATTAAATATAAAGATTTAGGCTTATTAGTAATAGATGAAGAACAAAGATTTGGGGTAAATCAAAAAGAAAAAATCAAAGCCATGAAAACCTCCGTGGATGTTCTTACCCTCAGTGCTACCCCCATCCCCCGTACCCTTTATATGTCCATTTCTGGGGTGCGAGAAATGAGCCTTATTACCACCCCTCCTCCCAGTCGTCGCCCTATCAAAACCCACATCGGAGCCTTTAATGAAGGGATAATCCGCACCGCCATCCGTAATGAGTTGGATAGGGGAGGACAAATATTTTATGTGCTACCCCGCATCGAAGGCATGGATAAGGTAGTGGAAATGTTACAGAAAATGTTCCCTAGTTTGCGTATTGATGTTGCCCATGGACAGATGCCCGAAGGGGAATTAGAATCGGCTATGTTAGGTTTTAATAATGGGGATGCAGACTTGTTGATTTGTACCACCATTATCGAGTCTGGGTTAGATATTCCGAGGGTAAATACCATCATTGTGGAGGATGCCCAAAAGTTTGGTTTGGCTCAACTGTACCAGTTGCGCGGGAGGGTAGGACGTTCTGGAATTCAAGCCCACGCTTGGTTATTATATCCTGACGATATTAACCTCTCAGACAAGGCTAGAAAGCGTTTACGGGCATTGCAGGAGTTTTCCCAATTAGGTTCGGGGTATCATCTGGCTATGCGTGATATGGAGATAAGGGGGGTTGGTAGTCTTTTGGGTGCAGAGCAATCAGGGCAGGTGGAAGCTATTGGGTTTGAGATGTACACGGAGATGTTGAAGGAAGCCATTGACGAAATTCAAGGGCAGGAAATTCCCACGGTGGAGGATACCCAAATAGATTTAAATCTTACTGCTTTTATTCCTAATCGTTATATTACCGATGTGGAGCAAAAAATGGACGCTTATCGGGCAGTGGCGACGGTTACTTGCGATCGAGATATTAAGCAAATTGAGCGGGATTGGTTGGATAGATATGGGGAAATTCCTGAACCTGCCCGACAGTTGTTACAAGTGGCGGATTTGAAACATAAGGCAAAATCTATTGGTTTTTCTCGCATTAAGCCTGAAGGGAAGCAAAATATTATCTTGGAAACTCCTATGTTAGAACCTGGTTGGAATCTATTATTAGAAAAGTTGCCTCCCCATTTACACGGTCGTTTTGTCTATGGTAAGAAGAAGGTGATTGTTAGGGGATTGGGCGCGGTGAAGCCGACTCAGCAGTTGGAGACTTTGATTAATTGGTTTAATTGTCTTTGTGGTTAG
- a CDS encoding GNAT family acetyltransferase, whose protein sequence is MVREEIKMDCSHIKFCTDKEKIDLNQLLILYRKNAFWTQNRNLEDVSIAIAHSNPVISVWDNKRLIGSARATSDGIYRATIWDVVIDSEYQGLGLGRKLVETLISHPLLNRVERIYLTTTHQQNFYQRIGFVENETTTMVLYNTYPNPEDLMQQSHNWEEISLNR, encoded by the coding sequence ATGGTTAGAGAGGAAATCAAGATGGATTGTAGTCACATCAAATTTTGTACCGATAAAGAAAAAATTGACCTAAATCAATTGTTGATACTGTATCGAAAAAATGCTTTTTGGACACAAAATCGTAATCTTGAAGATGTTTCCATTGCGATCGCCCATAGTAATCCAGTAATATCAGTATGGGATAATAAACGACTTATCGGCAGTGCAAGGGCAACCTCCGACGGCATCTACCGGGCCACCATTTGGGATGTAGTGATTGACTCAGAATATCAAGGACTAGGACTAGGACGCAAATTAGTAGAAACCTTAATCAGTCATCCCCTCCTCAACAGAGTAGAAAGAATATATCTCACCACCACCCATCAACAAAACTTTTATCAAAGAATAGGCTTTGTGGAAAACGAAACCACCACCATGGTTTTATATAATACCTATCCTAATCCAGAAGACCTCATGCAACAGTCTCACAATTGGGAAGAAATATCTCTAAACAGGTAG
- a CDS encoding Rubredoxin — MSEAANEKTLAEQAPPSYECRSCGYRYVPSKGDAKSETPAGTLFTDLPKTWRCPICGARKTAFVNIGATDAPSGFAENLDYGFGVNNLTPGQKNLLIFGSLFVGFLLFLSLYTLG, encoded by the coding sequence ATGAGTGAAGCCGCCAACGAAAAAACTCTTGCCGAACAAGCCCCTCCGAGTTATGAATGTCGTTCCTGTGGATATAGGTATGTTCCCTCCAAAGGAGATGCTAAAAGTGAAACCCCAGCAGGTACATTATTTACCGACTTACCCAAAACGTGGAGATGCCCCATATGTGGCGCTCGTAAAACAGCCTTTGTCAACATCGGAGCCACCGATGCTCCCTCGGGATTTGCAGAAAACTTAGACTATGGCTTTGGTGTCAATAACTTAACCCCAGGACAAAAAAACCTCCTAATTTTCGGATCATTATTTGTCGGATTTCTATTGTTTTTGAGCCTTTACACATTGGGTTAG
- the minE gene encoding cell division topological specificity factor MinE has translation MIKDIFNSITSWGSKEKSGRSAKNRLELVLANDRAGVNPELIDKMRMEILEVVSRYLDIDIEEMDFSIQSSDRTTSLKANLPIKKIKRNQEK, from the coding sequence ATGATCAAAGATATTTTTAATTCTATTACCTCTTGGGGTAGTAAAGAAAAAAGTGGTAGAAGTGCAAAAAATCGCCTTGAATTAGTCCTTGCCAACGATAGGGCAGGGGTTAATCCTGAGCTAATTGATAAAATGCGTATGGAAATTTTAGAAGTAGTTAGTCGCTATCTTGATATTGATATTGAAGAGATGGATTTTTCTATTCAAAGTAGCGATCGCACTACATCCTTAAAGGCCAATTTGCCTATCAAAAAAATAAAACGAAATCAAGAAAAATAA
- the minD gene encoding septum site-determining protein MinD, which yields MKCRVIVITSGKGGVGKTTITSNLGTAIAQLGKKVCLIDADFGLRNLDLLLGLEQRVVYTIMDALAGECTLEKAIVRDKRTQGLHLLPAAQNRTKDAITPEEMKQVIAQLKPSFDYILVDCPAGIEMGFRNAIAAATEALIVTTPEVAAVRDADRVVGLLESEGMSSIRLIINRLRPEMVKMDEMISVEDIIDLLVVPLIGIVPDDKRIITSSNRGEPLVLNKEPSLPGIAIKNIAKRLEGADIPYLDLMASQDNLFTKIKRFFGMSDKD from the coding sequence ATGAAATGTAGAGTTATTGTAATTACATCGGGTAAAGGAGGAGTAGGAAAAACTACTATTACCTCAAACTTAGGTACAGCTATCGCACAACTAGGAAAGAAAGTCTGTTTAATCGATGCAGATTTTGGTCTAAGAAACTTAGATCTACTGCTAGGATTAGAGCAACGGGTGGTATATACCATTATGGATGCCCTAGCGGGGGAATGTACCCTAGAAAAAGCCATTGTTAGAGATAAACGCACCCAAGGCTTACACTTACTCCCCGCGGCTCAAAATCGCACTAAAGATGCCATTACCCCCGAAGAGATGAAGCAGGTAATTGCTCAACTCAAACCTAGTTTTGATTATATCCTCGTGGATTGCCCCGCTGGTATTGAAATGGGGTTCAGAAATGCGATCGCAGCAGCCACCGAAGCCCTCATTGTCACCACTCCTGAAGTGGCAGCGGTAAGGGATGCTGATAGGGTAGTCGGTTTACTCGAAAGTGAGGGAATGTCTAGCATTCGTTTAATTATTAATCGTTTACGTCCTGAAATGGTAAAAATGGATGAAATGATTAGTGTAGAGGATATTATTGATTTATTGGTTGTACCTTTAATTGGTATTGTTCCCGATGATAAGAGAATTATTACATCTTCTAACCGTGGGGAACCTCTGGTTTTGAATAAAGAGCCTTCTTTACCCGGCATTGCCATAAAAAATATTGCGAAAAGACTCGAGGGCGCCGATATACCTTATTTGGATTTGATGGCATCTCAAGATAATCTTTTTACCAAAATCAAGCGTTTTTTTGGAATGTCTGATAAGGATTAA